From Thalassococcus sp. S3, one genomic window encodes:
- a CDS encoding cytochrome P450 yields the protein MSDAPITEIDLAAFAADPYPTLARMRAEAPITFVPQLGATLLTRRDDIHVQEKRIDTFSSLQPEGLMTLLMGENMMRKDGEAHMAERRALFPALSPRTVAEHWKPQFEAAALDILKTLAPKGRCDLVTDYAMPVSAEALKLITGLTEMQAAEMDQVSQAMIDGCANYAGLPDVEAACHRATAFIDHHIDLGLTRIADQPDRSALSVQQQADLPLNSLRANIKLIISGGQNEPRDAIAGTIWALLTHPDQLDLIRSGQATWGDAFAEYARWISPIGMSPRRIARRDTVQGVTFTPEDRVFLMFGSANRDEAHFSDPDRFDIGRDTSASIPFGAGPHFCAGAAASRCLITEIALPLAFKHLDNMRLSGDVIFSGWAFRGPTTVPVTWDPPAPLRA from the coding sequence ATGTCCGATGCTCCGATCACCGAGATTGACCTGGCCGCTTTCGCAGCAGACCCCTATCCGACCCTGGCCCGGATGCGGGCTGAGGCGCCCATCACCTTCGTGCCACAGCTCGGGGCCACGCTGCTGACCCGCCGTGACGACATTCACGTTCAGGAAAAACGCATCGACACTTTCTCGTCTCTCCAGCCCGAGGGGTTGATGACCCTGCTGATGGGCGAGAACATGATGCGAAAAGACGGGGAAGCTCATATGGCCGAGCGCAGGGCCCTGTTTCCGGCCCTCAGCCCGCGTACAGTGGCGGAACACTGGAAACCCCAATTCGAAGCGGCTGCACTCGATATCCTGAAGACCCTGGCCCCCAAGGGCAGATGCGATCTTGTCACCGACTATGCGATGCCCGTTTCAGCCGAAGCGCTCAAACTCATCACCGGCTTGACCGAGATGCAGGCAGCGGAAATGGATCAGGTCAGCCAGGCCATGATCGACGGATGTGCCAATTATGCCGGCCTGCCCGACGTTGAAGCGGCCTGCCATCGCGCGACGGCATTCATCGACCATCATATCGACCTTGGCCTCACCCGCATTGCCGATCAGCCTGATCGCTCGGCCCTGAGCGTGCAGCAACAGGCCGATCTGCCCCTGAACAGCTTGCGTGCAAACATAAAGCTGATCATTTCCGGCGGCCAGAACGAGCCGCGCGATGCGATCGCGGGCACCATCTGGGCGCTTCTGACCCATCCCGATCAATTGGATCTGATACGGTCCGGCCAAGCGACGTGGGGGGATGCGTTTGCGGAATATGCGCGCTGGATCTCACCCATCGGGATGTCGCCGCGACGTATCGCCCGACGCGACACGGTTCAGGGGGTGACGTTCACACCCGAGGACCGCGTTTTCCTGATGTTTGGCTCCGCCAACCGTGACGAGGCGCATTTTTCCGATCCCGACCGCTTTGACATCGGGCGCGACACCTCGGCCTCGATCCCGTTTGGCGCAGGTCCGCATTTCTGCGCCGGTGCCGCCGCGTCGCGCTGCCTGATCACTGAAATCGCTTTACCTTTAGCCTTCAAGCATCTGGATAATATGCGTCTTTCCGGTGATGTCATATTCAGTGGCTGGGCCTTTCGTGGCCCGACCACCGTGCCGGTCACCTGGGATCCGCCGGCGCCGCTGCGCGCCTGA
- a CDS encoding Lrp/AsnC family transcriptional regulator, whose amino-acid sequence MPYIHLDAIDLKILDALQKDGRLSNSDLSDIVGLSQSPCLRRVKRLEKEGFITSYRAILDREAVGLSLTVFAAFRLKSATPEAAEEFEQRLTALPQVITCHMLSGDSDCLAEIVAPSVAAYQAFLTEHLRALPHVRDIRSNIALKRVKSETPMPLAHIKRPLDGPDC is encoded by the coding sequence ATGCCCTACATTCATCTCGACGCCATCGATCTGAAGATTTTGGATGCCCTGCAGAAGGACGGGCGTCTCAGCAACTCAGATCTCTCGGATATTGTGGGGTTGTCCCAATCCCCCTGTCTCCGGCGTGTGAAACGGCTTGAGAAGGAAGGCTTCATCACCTCGTACCGGGCGATCCTTGACCGGGAGGCGGTCGGTCTGTCGCTGACAGTCTTCGCGGCGTTCAGACTGAAATCCGCCACGCCCGAAGCCGCCGAGGAGTTCGAGCAACGTCTGACCGCCCTGCCCCAGGTGATCACGTGCCATATGCTGTCGGGGGACAGCGATTGCCTGGCAGAGATCGTGGCGCCCAGCGTCGCCGCCTATCAGGCGTTCCTGACCGAACATCTTCGCGCGCTGCCTCATGTCCGCGATATCCGGTCGAACATCGCCTTGAAGCGGGTCAAATCGGAAACGCCCATGCCCTTGGCGCATATCAAACGCCCCCTCGACGGTCCGGACTGCTGA
- a CDS encoding DMT family transporter, which yields MRTDQLEEVSIMGHAGLGLVAAIAAALIGAGWQVVTRFGVTTTVSPYDLALIRYAIPAVVLAPILIRHGLVPKGVHPGLLAVMVLGGGLPFGVLVMQGAQFAPAAHIAVLIPGTMPIFVSGLAIAFLGETLTRRVGLGFGLLVAGVICIGWEAVMTMGRETVFGDLLLITAAFLWGAYSVAFRRSGLDAWHGAAVICVWSTVLVVPIWLLLGSSGFSATPPAHLAMQVFWQGILAGAVGMWVYGYAVQSIGASRAASLSALVPGFSLMGGWLFLGEGPSWLSGCGVGLTILGVAVANSQPRQRVRSSP from the coding sequence ATGCGCACCGATCAGCTTGAAGAGGTGAGTATCATGGGGCATGCGGGTTTGGGTTTGGTCGCGGCGATTGCTGCGGCGTTGATTGGCGCGGGGTGGCAGGTTGTGACCCGCTTTGGCGTGACGACGACCGTGTCACCCTATGATCTTGCACTCATCCGGTATGCCATTCCCGCGGTGGTGCTGGCCCCCATTCTCATCCGTCATGGTCTGGTGCCAAAAGGGGTTCACCCCGGGCTTCTTGCGGTGATGGTGCTGGGTGGGGGGCTGCCTTTCGGGGTGCTGGTCATGCAGGGGGCGCAGTTTGCGCCTGCGGCGCATATTGCGGTGCTGATACCCGGAACAATGCCGATCTTCGTCTCTGGCCTTGCGATTGCCTTCCTGGGTGAAACGCTGACCCGCCGCGTTGGCCTTGGGTTCGGGCTTCTGGTGGCCGGGGTGATCTGCATCGGATGGGAAGCTGTCATGACCATGGGGCGGGAGACGGTCTTTGGCGATCTTTTGTTGATCACCGCAGCATTCCTTTGGGGCGCGTATTCTGTGGCCTTTCGCCGAAGCGGTCTAGACGCCTGGCATGGCGCGGCAGTGATATGTGTCTGGTCGACTGTTTTGGTTGTGCCGATCTGGCTGCTGCTTGGTTCGTCTGGATTTTCCGCGACGCCGCCTGCCCATCTCGCCATGCAGGTCTTTTGGCAGGGGATCCTGGCCGGAGCGGTTGGGATGTGGGTCTATGGCTATGCCGTTCAAAGCATTGGGGCCTCCCGCGCCGCTTCACTGAGTGCGCTGGTGCCTGGCTTTTCCCTGATGGGCGGGTGGCTTTTTCTGGGCGAGGGGCCGTCCTGGTTGTCCGGCTGCGGCGTCGGACTGACGATCCTGGGCGTGGCCGTGGCCAACAGCCAGCCAAGACAGCGTGTGCGATCGAGCCCTTAG
- a CDS encoding TetR/AcrR family transcriptional regulator — protein sequence MKRFARIDWLDLALRQLSAEGPDALRLEAICDAAGRTKGSFYHHFKDHDAFLEDVVAHWTARQTTELLEDYPLDQIGEAEMEEMFHRVLDLDFDLERAIRRLGNSVPALQDRIRETDATRLTFSRKAYQARYGMSEEVARDMAVLDYAAFAGLLLVFPDMTKERQIEVYRTFETLLNQAIEGPQK from the coding sequence GTGAAACGGTTTGCGCGCATAGATTGGCTGGACTTGGCGCTGCGCCAGCTTTCGGCCGAGGGTCCGGATGCCCTGCGACTTGAGGCGATTTGCGACGCGGCCGGGCGCACCAAGGGATCGTTCTATCACCATTTCAAAGATCACGACGCGTTCCTCGAAGACGTCGTTGCGCATTGGACCGCCCGACAGACCACGGAGCTTTTGGAAGATTATCCGCTGGACCAAATCGGCGAGGCCGAAATGGAAGAAATGTTCCATCGCGTTCTGGATCTGGATTTCGATCTTGAACGTGCGATCCGGAGGCTGGGCAACAGTGTGCCGGCCTTGCAGGATCGCATTCGCGAAACAGATGCGACCCGGCTGACATTCTCGCGGAAAGCCTACCAGGCCCGCTACGGCATGTCAGAAGAGGTGGCCCGCGACATGGCCGTTCTGGACTACGCCGCTTTCGCAGGGCTGCTGCTGGTCTTTCCCGACATGACAAAAGAGCGACAGATCGAGGTCTATCGCACGTTTGAAACCTTATTGAACCAAGCAATAGAAGGACCGCAGAAATGA
- a CDS encoding L-2-amino-thiazoline-4-carboxylic acid hydrolase codes for MRFLFLSGFARALRRVTGLAPRRGDLQRRIARLPRHHAMPGGDRQADFNLLMVQSLQVAVSHLEDQGILRNDAVAMAKEAFLANGSGVTRAAFGLWLAGTRDPVAQMQKQPCLTDLTREMWGQGVEAHEVTGPDRVTLHVTRCPFADYLWNVAEPDLMPVFCAYDAQWMEQVNASRRPVTVNRSGTIATGAERCDFTFVRAEKAQAEEDSGCWGRING; via the coding sequence ATGCGATTTCTGTTCTTGAGCGGATTTGCCAGGGCCCTTCGCAGGGTAACCGGATTGGCGCCCAGGCGGGGCGATCTTCAACGCCGCATCGCGCGACTGCCCCGGCATCACGCGATGCCGGGCGGGGACCGCCAGGCGGATTTCAATTTGCTGATGGTGCAGTCTCTCCAAGTCGCGGTGAGCCATTTAGAAGATCAGGGCATCCTGCGGAACGATGCTGTTGCCATGGCCAAAGAGGCTTTTCTGGCCAACGGGTCCGGCGTGACCCGCGCGGCGTTCGGGCTCTGGCTTGCCGGCACGCGGGATCCCGTGGCGCAGATGCAGAAACAGCCGTGCCTGACCGATCTGACCCGCGAAATGTGGGGGCAGGGCGTCGAGGCGCATGAGGTGACCGGTCCAGACCGCGTTACGTTGCACGTCACAAGATGTCCGTTTGCAGACTACTTGTGGAACGTGGCCGAGCCGGACCTTATGCCGGTCTTTTGCGCCTATGATGCGCAATGGATGGAGCAGGTGAACGCATCGCGCCGGCCGGTGACCGTCAACCGAAGCGGCACGATCGCCACGGGCGCCGAGCGGTGTGATTTTACCTTCGTGCGTGCGGAAAAGGCCCAGGCAGAAGAGGACAGTGGGTGTTGGGGCCGCATCAACGGCTGA
- a CDS encoding patatin-like phospholipase family protein — MPHSQSAIVTGPIQITFAAPNQKSSEKTDLAPRGALQIRQHLGRALNRGMGRICLVLLAFFAAGCAVHDRTDLTPTATTYERFEPVGAPADVRTFGDISNLEADEVITEFREGFSRAGRRGAINILALSGGGPDGAYGAGVLSGWTATGRRPEFDIVTGISTGAIIAPFAFLGSDYDASVRRFYTTTDTKQVATFRVMAALLGGGALADNAPLAEAIARELTDDIILKIAEEHRKGRRLVIGTTNFDAERPVLWDIGALADARTPAAFELVRKVILASAAIPVVFTPVRIPVTDGEIVREELHVDGALTQQIFTYPGDLPMRRILADLGLSNANNTVWLIHNKRLEPRFEPQSTKLVDMSERTLSTLIRSQGFGDLAYIIALAKRDGFQVNGLVVPPRFDEEPTQAFDPVYMSKLYNVGVEDGSDPNAWRSDLQDELFNVPE, encoded by the coding sequence ATGCCCCATTCACAAAGCGCGATTGTCACCGGCCCGATCCAGATCACTTTTGCAGCGCCGAACCAAAAAAGCTCGGAAAAAACCGATCTGGCGCCACGTGGGGCCCTCCAAATACGCCAGCACCTGGGCAGAGCGCTCAATCGCGGGATGGGCCGGATCTGCCTTGTACTGCTTGCGTTCTTTGCGGCCGGATGCGCGGTCCATGACCGCACGGATCTGACCCCGACCGCGACGACATACGAGCGGTTTGAGCCTGTCGGCGCGCCTGCGGATGTCAGAACGTTCGGCGATATATCGAACCTTGAAGCGGACGAGGTCATCACCGAATTTCGCGAGGGGTTCTCCCGCGCTGGACGACGGGGAGCCATCAACATTCTGGCCTTGTCCGGCGGTGGTCCGGACGGTGCTTATGGCGCCGGTGTTCTCTCCGGATGGACAGCCACCGGCCGGCGGCCTGAATTCGATATCGTCACCGGCATTTCCACTGGCGCGATCATTGCGCCTTTCGCGTTTCTGGGCTCTGACTATGACGCCTCTGTTCGCCGTTTTTATACCACGACCGACACAAAACAAGTGGCCACGTTCCGCGTGATGGCCGCCCTTCTTGGGGGCGGGGCGCTCGCGGACAACGCACCGCTTGCAGAGGCGATTGCACGCGAACTGACCGACGACATCATCCTGAAAATCGCCGAAGAGCATCGGAAAGGCCGCCGGTTGGTGATCGGGACGACGAATTTCGACGCGGAACGCCCGGTGCTTTGGGATATCGGGGCCTTGGCCGATGCCCGAACACCTGCCGCGTTCGAACTGGTCCGCAAGGTCATCCTCGCCTCCGCGGCGATCCCTGTCGTGTTCACGCCGGTGCGCATACCCGTCACGGACGGAGAGATCGTGCGGGAAGAACTGCATGTGGACGGCGCGCTGACGCAGCAGATCTTTACCTATCCCGGCGATCTGCCCATGCGGCGCATCCTGGCGGATCTGGGCCTGAGCAATGCGAACAATACCGTCTGGCTGATCCACAACAAACGCCTGGAGCCCCGGTTCGAACCGCAAAGCACAAAGCTTGTGGACATGTCAGAACGGACCCTCTCGACGCTGATCCGCTCCCAGGGCTTCGGCGATCTGGCCTACATCATCGCCCTGGCCAAGCGCGACGGCTTTCAGGTCAACGGTCTGGTTGTTCCGCCCCGGTTTGACGAAGAACCGACCCAGGCTTTCGATCCTGTCTATATGTCAAAACTATATAACGTGGGCGTTGAGGACGGGTCCGATCCGAACGCCTGGCGCTCGGACTTGCAAGACGAATTGTTCAACGTGCCAGAGTAA
- a CDS encoding trans-acting enoyl reductase family protein, translating to MSELDVIIYGATGYTGGLVAEYMNQTYPNRSWGIAGRNKAKLEHVKSDLDLPDHVVLIEADASDPASLNAMVQRARVIITTVGPYQHYGEPLVAACARYGTDYVDLCGEPPFMWSSIETYDEMAKASGARIVHSCGFDSVPSDLGVLFLQTEAKTRFGAPLKDVRCRVRSMVGKFSGGTAASGRATEEAAKADPAIMARLISPFALTPGFEGARQPTGHKPYEDEKLGAWVTPFFMAPVNTKNVHRSNALMNHLYGTDFTYEEMILTGSGDAGKAMATHIATSDPLAGQGYLNPGEGPTREERESGSYDFMIYGDSEGGERLVVGVTGDRDPGYGSTCKMLTECAICLLDDVADAPGGVLTPAPIFGPALIGRLEANAGLTFKVED from the coding sequence ATGTCGGAACTGGACGTCATCATTTACGGCGCGACCGGATATACCGGCGGCCTTGTCGCTGAATATATGAACCAGACCTATCCCAACAGGTCCTGGGGCATCGCAGGCAGAAACAAGGCAAAGCTTGAACATGTCAAAAGCGATCTGGACCTGCCGGATCACGTCGTTCTCATCGAGGCGGACGCGTCGGACCCCGCCTCCCTCAACGCGATGGTCCAGCGGGCGCGCGTCATCATCACCACGGTCGGTCCCTATCAGCATTACGGCGAACCGCTTGTGGCGGCCTGTGCGCGGTATGGGACCGATTATGTCGATCTCTGCGGCGAGCCGCCCTTCATGTGGTCCAGTATCGAAACGTATGACGAGATGGCCAAAGCGTCGGGCGCCCGCATTGTGCATTCATGCGGGTTTGACAGTGTGCCCTCCGATCTGGGTGTGCTCTTCCTGCAAACCGAGGCCAAGACCCGTTTTGGCGCACCGCTCAAGGACGTGCGCTGCCGGGTCCGCAGCATGGTGGGCAAATTTTCGGGTGGCACCGCGGCATCGGGCCGCGCCACCGAAGAGGCCGCCAAAGCCGATCCGGCGATCATGGCCCGGCTGATCTCTCCCTTCGCACTTACCCCCGGCTTTGAAGGCGCGCGGCAACCGACAGGGCACAAACCCTATGAAGACGAAAAGCTGGGTGCCTGGGTCACGCCGTTTTTCATGGCGCCGGTGAACACCAAGAATGTGCATCGCTCGAACGCTTTGATGAACCATCTCTATGGCACCGATTTCACCTACGAGGAGATGATCCTCACGGGGTCAGGCGATGCCGGCAAGGCTATGGCCACCCATATCGCGACCTCTGACCCTTTGGCCGGGCAAGGCTATCTCAACCCCGGAGAAGGCCCCACCCGCGAAGAACGCGAGAGTGGCAGCTACGATTTCATGATCTATGGCGACAGCGAAGGTGGCGAGCGGCTGGTTGTCGGCGTGACGGGGGATCGCGATCCCGGCTATGGCTCGACCTGCAAAATGCTCACGGAATGCGCAATCTGCCTGCTGGATGACGTGGCCGATGCACCGGGCGGCGTTCTCACCCCTGCCCCGATCTTTGGCCCGGCCCTGATCGGCAGGCTGGAGGCCAATGCCGGTTTGACATTCAAGGTCGAGGACTGA
- a CDS encoding VWA domain-containing protein has product MFLPFFEQLRTAGVPVSLREYLTFLEGMKKGLATYDVEAFYYLARTSMVKDERNIDKFDRAFAAAFKGLENITFDQVLEAVDIPADWLEKMAEKHLSDEEKAEIEAMGGFEKLMETLRERLKEQEGRHQGGNKWIGTAGTSPFGAYGYNPEGVRIGQKESRHRRATKVWDKREFKNLDDTVELGTRNIKVALKRLRRWARDGAADELDLDGTIRATAEHGYLDVKTRPERRNAVKVLLFLDVGGSMDPHIKVVEELFSAARAEFKHMEYFYFHNCLYEGVWRDNRRRWDEQMPTHEVLRTYGPDYKCIFVGDASMSPYEIAYPGGANEHWNQEAGQVWLARARDQWSSNLWINPVPKKYWGYTHSIGMIQEIFENQMVPMTLAGLEEGMRALTR; this is encoded by the coding sequence ATGTTCCTGCCCTTTTTCGAGCAGCTTCGCACCGCAGGTGTCCCGGTCTCGCTCCGTGAATACCTCACCTTTCTCGAAGGCATGAAAAAGGGCCTGGCCACCTACGATGTCGAGGCGTTCTACTACCTCGCCCGCACCTCCATGGTGAAGGACGAGCGCAACATCGACAAATTCGACCGTGCCTTCGCCGCTGCCTTCAAAGGCCTCGAAAACATCACCTTCGACCAGGTGCTGGAGGCGGTCGACATCCCCGCCGACTGGCTGGAGAAGATGGCCGAGAAACACCTCTCGGACGAGGAAAAGGCCGAGATCGAGGCGATGGGCGGCTTCGAGAAACTGATGGAGACGCTGCGCGAGCGGCTCAAGGAACAGGAAGGCCGCCATCAGGGCGGCAACAAGTGGATCGGCACCGCCGGCACGTCGCCGTTTGGCGCCTATGGCTACAACCCCGAAGGTGTGCGAATCGGCCAGAAGGAAAGCCGCCACCGCCGCGCGACCAAGGTCTGGGACAAGCGCGAATTCAAGAACCTCGACGACACGGTCGAACTGGGCACCCGCAACATCAAGGTCGCTCTGAAACGCCTGCGCCGCTGGGCGCGCGACGGCGCTGCAGACGAGCTGGATCTGGACGGTACCATCCGGGCCACGGCAGAACACGGCTATCTAGACGTCAAAACGCGCCCCGAACGCCGCAACGCCGTCAAGGTGCTGCTCTTTCTCGATGTGGGTGGGTCGATGGATCCGCATATCAAGGTCGTCGAAGAGCTTTTCTCCGCCGCGCGCGCAGAATTCAAGCACATGGAGTATTTCTACTTCCACAACTGCCTTTACGAAGGCGTCTGGCGCGATAACCGCCGCCGCTGGGACGAGCAGATGCCCACGCATGAGGTGCTGCGCACCTACGGGCCGGACTACAAATGTATCTTCGTGGGCGACGCGTCGATGTCGCCCTACGAGATTGCCTATCCGGGCGGTGCCAACGAACACTGGAACCAAGAGGCTGGTCAGGTCTGGCTGGCCCGCGCACGCGATCAATGGTCCTCCAACCTCTGGATCAACCCGGTGCCCAAGAAATACTGGGGCTATACCCATTCCATCGGCATGATCCAGGAGATCTTTGAGAACCAGATGGTGCCGATGACGCTTGCCGGGCTCGAGGAAGGGATGCGTGCGCTGACCCGCTGA
- a CDS encoding apolipoprotein acyltransferase, with protein MIVIGTAILGAILGFATAKRRNGSRLDMAQYAAGYGIAFALLGLVATVTIHRMAV; from the coding sequence ATGATCGTTATCGGTACTGCCATTCTGGGCGCCATTCTCGGATTTGCAACGGCCAAGCGGCGCAACGGTTCCCGCCTCGACATGGCGCAATATGCCGCCGGCTACGGTATCGCCTTTGCCCTGCTGGGGCTGGTGGCGACGGTCACGATCCACCGCATGGCGGTGTAA
- a CDS encoding DUF2927 domain-containing protein: MIRAALLLLCLGACAMAPSGEAPTRAVIADSTLPPMKTFSRPQPRAPRISNANLATDFQALHFQLESGRTLPTFTRFETPITVAVTGNPPPSLGPDLRRLLARLRNEAGIDISSTASPDANIIIEAVSRDDIRRALPQAACFVIPNVSSLAEFRRMRRNPRTNWANLTQRTRMAIFLPYDASPQEVRDCLHEELAQSLGPLNDLYRLTDSVFNDDNVHTVLTGYDMLILRMTYAPELQSGMTQQEIAAQLPSILARLNPGGVGLARQPSAPTPRSWVSAVQTALGPGASAPARRSAVNAALRIARTEGWTDHRRAFSHYIAGRMIQIHDPAAAQSHYALAMAFYEQTPRTELHRAYLATQIAAFAITQGDGAAALRAINPALPVARQAENAALLATLQMLKAEALGLTGRPDQARAVRLDSLGWARYGFGSDWAVRGKLREIAALNPLRQG, translated from the coding sequence ATGATCCGTGCCGCGCTCCTCCTGCTTTGCCTCGGGGCCTGTGCCATGGCGCCGTCCGGCGAAGCCCCCACACGGGCCGTGATCGCCGACAGCACACTACCCCCGATGAAAACGTTCAGCCGGCCGCAACCCCGCGCGCCCCGGATCTCGAACGCCAATCTGGCCACCGACTTTCAGGCCCTGCATTTCCAGCTGGAAAGCGGTCGTACCCTGCCGACCTTCACCCGGTTCGAAACACCGATTACCGTGGCTGTCACCGGGAACCCTCCGCCCAGCCTCGGCCCGGATCTGCGGCGCCTGCTTGCACGGCTGCGCAACGAGGCCGGGATCGACATCTCAAGCACGGCCAGCCCCGACGCCAACATCATCATCGAGGCCGTCTCCCGCGATGACATCCGCAGGGCTTTGCCCCAGGCCGCCTGTTTCGTGATCCCCAATGTCTCGAGCCTGGCAGAGTTTCGCCGGATGCGCCGTAATCCCCGGACCAACTGGGCCAATCTGACCCAGCGCACGCGAATGGCGATCTTCCTGCCTTATGATGCCAGCCCGCAGGAGGTACGTGACTGCCTTCACGAGGAGCTGGCCCAGTCGCTCGGGCCACTCAATGATCTCTACCGATTGACCGACTCCGTTTTCAACGACGACAATGTCCATACCGTGCTGACAGGGTATGACATGCTGATCCTTCGGATGACCTATGCACCCGAATTGCAAAGCGGCATGACCCAGCAGGAGATCGCGGCGCAGCTGCCGTCGATCCTGGCTCGGCTCAATCCCGGTGGGGTTGGGCTGGCCCGCCAACCCAGCGCCCCGACACCGCGCAGTTGGGTTTCGGCGGTGCAGACCGCGTTGGGGCCTGGCGCCTCAGCGCCCGCGCGGCGATCCGCAGTGAATGCGGCCCTTCGCATTGCGCGCACCGAAGGTTGGACCGATCATCGCCGCGCGTTCAGCCATTACATTGCCGGTCGGATGATCCAGATCCACGACCCCGCCGCCGCGCAAAGTCACTATGCCCTTGCCATGGCGTTCTACGAACAGACGCCCCGTACCGAATTGCACCGCGCCTATCTCGCCACGCAAATCGCCGCTTTCGCCATTACGCAAGGTGACGGTGCCGCGGCCTTGCGGGCGATCAACCCTGCCCTACCTGTCGCGCGTCAGGCCGAAAACGCGGCCCTTCTGGCCACGCTGCAGATGCTCAAAGCCGAAGCGCTCGGTCTCACGGGCCGCCCGGATCAGGCACGTGCGGTTAGACTGGACAGTCTAGGATGGGCGCGATACGGCTTTGGCTCGGATTGGGCGGTGCGCGGCAAACTGCGTGAAATCGCAGCGCTGAACCCGCTCCGGCAAGGCTAA
- a CDS encoding GNAT family N-acetyltransferase, translated as MSTAAPVAIRPLRAEDRAPWAEMWTDYLAFYKSTVPAEVYDSTFARLLGDDPRDFNALVAEQDGRLVGLTHYLFHRHAWKIEEVCYLQDLYARPDTRGTGVGRALIEGVYAAADAHGAPSVYWLTQDFNDTARRLYDRIGTLTPFVKYQRP; from the coding sequence ATGTCAACCGCCGCGCCTGTCGCGATCCGGCCACTTCGTGCCGAAGACCGCGCCCCCTGGGCCGAGATGTGGACCGATTATCTCGCCTTTTACAAAAGCACCGTACCGGCAGAGGTCTATGACAGCACCTTCGCGCGGCTTCTGGGCGACGATCCTCGGGATTTTAATGCCTTGGTGGCCGAACAGGACGGGCGGCTCGTTGGGCTGACCCATTACCTCTTTCACCGCCATGCCTGGAAAATCGAGGAGGTCTGCTATCTTCAGGATCTCTATGCCCGCCCCGACACACGCGGCACCGGCGTGGGCCGTGCCCTGATCGAAGGGGTCTATGCCGCCGCGGACGCTCATGGCGCGCCCTCGGTCTATTGGCTGACCCAGGATTTCAACGACACCGCGCGCCGGCTTTATGACCGGATCGGCACGCTGACCCCCTTCGTAAAGTACCAGCGCCCATGA
- a CDS encoding DNA-binding transcriptional regulator has translation MGAQAKRKDIEADRDAAALAEVQADIDGSAPLEPVVRFEVPMVDVRALRERLGMTQKRFSEHFGFALAAVRNWEQRRRLPDRSARILLRVIAEDPQRVEKIIRMGG, from the coding sequence ATGGGGGCACAAGCCAAACGCAAGGATATCGAAGCGGACCGCGATGCTGCGGCTCTGGCCGAGGTGCAGGCCGACATAGACGGCTCGGCCCCGCTGGAACCGGTGGTGCGTTTCGAGGTGCCGATGGTGGACGTCCGGGCCTTGCGCGAGAGGCTGGGGATGACGCAGAAGCGGTTTTCGGAACATTTCGGCTTTGCGCTGGCCGCGGTGCGCAACTGGGAACAGCGGCGGCGGTTGCCGGACCGCTCGGCCCGCATCCTGCTGCGCGTGATCGCGGAAGACCCCCAGCGCGTCGAAAAGATCATCCGCATGGGTGGGTGA